The Streptomyces griseorubiginosus genome has a window encoding:
- a CDS encoding TniB family NTP-binding protein, translated as MAAYAPPTTREGWQQFVGTPPLQPPPDADEDWSLEERLDYHSRFVVLTTPAMERISLSVRRLMLLNRRQQGTARRGLIVSGPPTTGKTTTLLEMGRAFELAEQRRHPGRTDRLPVVFLAVPPASTPKMLVSEFARFLGIPIAVRMNQAQITDAVCHLLCQLGTALVLVDDVHLLDTRTRAGAETSDQMKHLGERIPATFVYAGVDVEASPLLNGPRGAQLAGRFTLVRNTALSCGTSEQRAVWLDLVTDMENALRLRHHTPGSLARHADYLHQRTGGVMGSLSHLIREAALTALLDGSEKITKRLLAGIQLDIRAEQQSRPPRRRTPRTRSAVS; from the coding sequence ATGGCGGCGTATGCGCCGCCGACCACACGGGAGGGCTGGCAGCAGTTCGTCGGCACTCCCCCGCTGCAGCCCCCGCCGGACGCCGACGAGGACTGGTCGCTTGAGGAACGCCTGGACTACCACTCCCGGTTCGTCGTCCTGACCACCCCGGCGATGGAGCGCATCTCGCTGTCGGTGCGGCGGCTGATGCTGCTCAACCGCCGCCAGCAGGGCACCGCGCGCCGCGGGCTGATCGTGTCCGGGCCGCCCACCACCGGCAAGACCACCACCCTGCTGGAGATGGGCCGCGCTTTCGAGCTCGCCGAGCAGCGCCGCCACCCCGGCCGCACCGACCGGTTGCCCGTGGTGTTCCTGGCGGTGCCGCCCGCCTCCACGCCCAAGATGCTGGTCTCGGAGTTCGCCCGGTTCCTCGGCATCCCCATCGCGGTCCGGATGAATCAGGCGCAGATCACCGATGCTGTCTGCCACCTGCTGTGCCAGCTGGGCACCGCGCTGGTCCTCGTCGACGATGTCCATCTGCTCGACACCCGCACTCGCGCCGGCGCCGAGACCTCCGACCAGATGAAGCACCTCGGCGAGAGGATCCCGGCGACGTTCGTCTATGCCGGCGTCGACGTTGAGGCATCCCCCCTGCTCAACGGGCCGCGCGGCGCTCAGCTCGCCGGCCGCTTCACCCTGGTCCGCAACACCGCCCTGTCCTGCGGCACCAGTGAGCAGCGCGCCGTCTGGCTGGACCTGGTCACCGACATGGAAAACGCCCTGCGCCTGCGCCACCACACCCCGGGCAGCCTGGCCCGGCACGCCGACTACCTCCATCAGCGCACCGGCGGAGTCATGGGAAGCCTGTCCCACCTCATCCGTGAAGCGGCCCTGACCGCGCTTCTCGACGGCAGCGAGAAGATCACCAAACGGCTCCTGGCCGGCATCCAGCTCGACATCCGCGCAGAACAGCAGTCCCGCCCGCCCCGCAGACGCACCCCGCGCACCCGCAGCGCCGTGTCCTGA
- the istB gene encoding IS21-like element helper ATPase IstB, whose product MSLLRQRGLTEQAATTAVDQACRMLRLPTIRSQFPELAEKAEREQMSYLGFLAELLLAECDDRARRRSERRIKAAGFPRDKALRKFDFDANPNIDAAMIHTLAKCEWIKKGLPLCLIGDSGTGKSHLLIALGTEAAMAGYRVKYVLATKLVNELVEAADEKQLTKTIARYGRVDLLCIDELGYMELDRRGAELLFQVLTEREEKNSVAIASNESFGGWTKTFTDPRLCAAIVDRLTFNGTIIETGTDSYRLATTRARAEQQSIS is encoded by the coding sequence GTGTCCCTTCTCCGCCAGCGAGGACTCACCGAACAGGCCGCCACCACCGCCGTCGATCAGGCATGCAGGATGCTGCGGCTGCCCACCATCCGATCCCAGTTCCCCGAGCTCGCCGAGAAGGCCGAACGCGAGCAAATGTCCTACCTTGGCTTCCTCGCCGAGCTCCTCCTCGCAGAGTGCGACGACCGGGCACGCCGACGCTCCGAACGGCGTATCAAGGCCGCTGGGTTCCCCCGCGACAAGGCGCTCCGCAAGTTCGACTTCGACGCCAACCCCAACATCGACGCAGCCATGATCCACACCCTCGCCAAGTGCGAATGGATCAAAAAGGGTCTGCCGCTCTGCCTGATCGGTGACTCCGGCACCGGCAAGTCCCACCTGCTGATCGCTCTCGGCACCGAGGCCGCGATGGCCGGCTACCGGGTCAAGTACGTGCTGGCGACGAAACTGGTCAACGAGCTCGTCGAGGCTGCGGACGAGAAGCAGCTGACCAAGACCATCGCCCGCTACGGCCGCGTCGATCTTTTGTGCATCGACGAGCTCGGCTACATGGAACTCGACCGCCGCGGCGCCGAACTCCTCTTCCAGGTTCTGACCGAGCGGGAGGAGAAGAACAGCGTGGCGATCGCCTCGAACGAATCCTTCGGCGGCTGGACCAAGACGTTCACCGACCCCCGCCTCTGCGCGGCCATCGTCGACCGACTCACCTTCAACGGCACCATCATCGAGACCGGCACCGATTCCTACCGCCTCGCCACCACCCGTGCCCGCGCCGAGCAGCAGAGCATCAGCTGA
- the istA gene encoding IS21 family transposase has translation MSLRALKRKYGVGYKTVQRALVSAVPEPRKKMRPRETRLDPYKPVIDAILTVDLTAPRKQRHTVKRIYDRLLDEHDAVDISYQMVRGYVAVRREEIRLQAGKGVVDAFVPQTHKPGAEAEVDFGDVTVKLAGELVTCYLFAFRLSYSGKAVHRIFASAGQEAFFEGHVHALNVLGGVPTGKVRYDNLRAAVAQVLGLSRRRVEAERWTAFRSHYGLEAFYCQPGIGGAHEKGGVEGQIGWFRRNHLVPVPEVETLAELNAMIDRWDQEDDIRRIRSRPRTIGEYFAAEQPLLVPLPEEPFETGRLSTPRVDRYGQICVRMNRYSVPVRLIGRTVRVMLHASELVVYDGREEVARHERLIARGATRLELDHYLEALIRKPGALPGATALDQARAAGRFTPIHDAWWQAAVKSHGEREGTRALIEVLLLSRHLPHEHLITGLAAALKSGALTADAVALEARKAADAEPEDPPLPVLPGSRPGIAPLPAAVRARLPPDKRPLPSVAHYDQLLRLRRSDRPTP, from the coding sequence ATGTCGCTGCGGGCGCTCAAGCGGAAGTACGGTGTCGGCTACAAAACCGTGCAGAGGGCTCTGGTGTCGGCGGTGCCGGAGCCGCGGAAGAAGATGCGGCCGCGTGAAACGCGGCTGGACCCCTACAAGCCGGTGATCGACGCCATCCTCACGGTGGATCTGACCGCGCCGAGGAAGCAGCGGCACACAGTCAAACGGATCTACGACCGGCTGCTGGACGAGCACGACGCCGTCGACATCTCCTACCAGATGGTCCGCGGATACGTGGCTGTCCGCCGTGAGGAGATCCGCCTGCAGGCTGGCAAAGGAGTCGTGGACGCCTTCGTCCCGCAGACCCACAAGCCTGGGGCCGAGGCTGAAGTCGACTTCGGCGACGTCACGGTGAAGCTGGCCGGCGAGCTGGTGACCTGCTACTTGTTCGCGTTCCGGTTGTCGTACTCGGGCAAGGCCGTCCACCGCATCTTCGCCTCGGCGGGCCAGGAGGCGTTCTTCGAGGGCCACGTCCACGCTCTCAACGTGCTGGGCGGGGTGCCAACCGGAAAGGTCCGCTATGACAACCTTAGGGCCGCCGTCGCCCAGGTGTTGGGCCTCTCACGGCGTCGGGTGGAAGCCGAACGCTGGACTGCCTTCCGCTCGCACTACGGGCTGGAAGCCTTCTACTGCCAGCCCGGCATCGGAGGGGCCCACGAGAAGGGCGGAGTCGAGGGCCAGATCGGCTGGTTCCGCCGCAATCACCTGGTCCCCGTTCCCGAAGTCGAGACGCTCGCCGAGCTCAACGCGATGATCGACCGGTGGGACCAGGAGGACGACATCCGCCGCATCCGGTCCCGTCCCCGCACCATCGGCGAGTACTTCGCGGCCGAGCAGCCGCTGCTGGTGCCCCTGCCGGAGGAGCCGTTCGAGACGGGCCGGCTCTCCACCCCGCGGGTCGACCGCTACGGCCAGATCTGTGTCCGGATGAACCGCTACTCCGTGCCCGTCCGCCTGATTGGGCGGACTGTCCGCGTTATGCTGCACGCCTCTGAGCTGGTGGTTTACGACGGCCGCGAGGAAGTCGCCCGGCACGAACGGCTCATCGCCCGCGGCGCGACCCGCCTCGAACTCGACCACTACCTGGAGGCCCTGATCCGCAAACCGGGCGCCCTGCCTGGCGCCACCGCCCTCGACCAGGCCCGTGCCGCCGGCCGCTTCACCCCCATCCACGACGCCTGGTGGCAGGCTGCCGTGAAGTCCCACGGCGAACGCGAGGGCACCCGGGCCCTGATCGAAGTCCTTCTCCTCAGCCGTCACCTGCCCCACGAACACCTGATCACCGGCCTCGCCGCAGCACTGAAATCTGGGGCGTTGACCGCGGACGCCGTCGCCTTGGAGGCCCGCAAAGCGGCCGACGCCGAGCCCGAAGATCCGCCGCTGCCAGTCCTTCCAGGGAGCCGGCCCGGAATCGCTCCACTGCCCGCTGCCGTTCGGGCCCGTCTGCCGCCTGACAAACGCCCGCTGCCTTCCGTGGCCCACTACGACCAGCTTCTGCGGCTCCGCCGATCCGACCGCCCTACCCCTTGA
- a CDS encoding Helicase associated domain protein gives MYGEHKPAHRRQVLSEFTAGATAEGAVMERCVLASVRVLGEGVDTKNCDAVVFADVLGSTVDIVQVVGRALRMQPGEGKTASLVVPVFLSPGEEPDDMLSSRSYEGLIKVLTALRAHDTEAVEQLATPQAASRRKPTAVADGGGQGAVGAVSAPAGGLLSFSTPRDPAQLAAFISLRVLKPETEFWRRGLQAALAYHSDHGDLRVPYGHRTPDGFPLGVWIATQRQAHTRGRLDTERVQQLDELGMIWSHADVAFTEGLAAARGWAAEHGHLLAPTDATWQGYPLGQWLKNQRAAARRSSSTAGAGKAAGLDRERRRALEEIDPAWCPAWPVVWQRCFHLTRTYRTAGGALPDHDGQLIIQGEDIGRWVQAQQTQWGTLSAVQQWLLTEILGFTTSEDKQAPGSGAPRPKRTRAQIWAANLTAARQYAEREGHLNVPRSHVEEVDGTDHTLGIFIANQRGRRASLAPERIAELTALGMRWV, from the coding sequence CTGTATGGGGAGCACAAGCCCGCTCACCGGCGTCAGGTACTGAGCGAGTTCACCGCAGGTGCCACCGCGGAGGGGGCGGTGATGGAGCGCTGCGTGCTGGCCTCGGTGCGGGTGCTCGGTGAGGGCGTGGACACCAAGAATTGCGATGCGGTGGTCTTCGCAGACGTGCTCGGGTCCACGGTCGACATCGTCCAGGTCGTCGGCCGGGCCCTGCGCATGCAGCCAGGCGAAGGCAAGACGGCCTCCCTGGTCGTACCCGTCTTCCTCAGCCCCGGCGAAGAACCCGACGACATGCTCTCCTCCCGCTCCTACGAAGGCCTCATCAAGGTCCTGACCGCGCTGCGCGCGCATGACACCGAGGCCGTCGAACAGCTGGCCACCCCACAGGCGGCATCCCGGCGGAAGCCGACTGCGGTCGCAGACGGTGGAGGACAGGGCGCGGTAGGAGCGGTCAGTGCGCCAGCAGGTGGGCTGCTGTCGTTCTCCACCCCGCGGGACCCCGCACAGCTGGCGGCGTTCATCAGCCTGCGAGTGCTGAAGCCGGAGACCGAGTTCTGGCGGCGCGGCCTGCAAGCCGCCCTCGCCTACCACAGCGACCACGGCGACCTGCGCGTCCCCTACGGACACCGCACACCCGACGGCTTCCCCCTAGGCGTGTGGATCGCCACCCAGCGCCAGGCCCACACCCGCGGCCGCCTCGACACCGAACGCGTCCAGCAACTCGACGAGCTCGGCATGATCTGGAGCCACGCCGACGTGGCCTTCACCGAAGGCCTGGCCGCGGCACGAGGTTGGGCTGCCGAACACGGCCACCTTCTCGCGCCCACCGACGCCACCTGGCAGGGCTATCCCCTCGGGCAGTGGCTGAAGAACCAGCGCGCAGCAGCCCGCCGCAGCAGCAGTACAGCCGGTGCTGGGAAGGCTGCGGGGCTGGACCGGGAGCGGCGGCGGGCACTGGAAGAGATCGATCCCGCCTGGTGCCCCGCGTGGCCGGTGGTGTGGCAACGCTGCTTCCACCTCACCCGCACCTACCGCACCGCCGGCGGCGCACTACCCGATCACGATGGTCAGCTCATCATCCAAGGCGAAGACATCGGCCGCTGGGTCCAAGCCCAGCAAACCCAATGGGGCACCCTCAGCGCGGTCCAGCAATGGCTCCTGACCGAGATCCTCGGCTTCACCACATCTGAGGACAAGCAGGCACCAGGCTCAGGGGCGCCGAGGCCGAAGCGCACCCGGGCGCAGATCTGGGCCGCCAACCTCACCGCCGCCCGTCAATACGCCGAACGGGAGGGACACCTCAACGTTCCCCGATCCCACGTCGAGGAAGTCGACGGCACCGATCACACCCTCGGCATCTTCATCGCCAACCAACGCGGCCGCCGTGCCAGCCTCGCCCCTGAGCGGATCGCAGAGCTCACCGCACTCGGCATGCGCTGGGTTTAG
- a CDS encoding helicase associated domain-containing protein — MSGEVTLSFVGRVASRYRLTAKELVGALIDAKRRPNLYTVRPDSEVIFNTEARAVLAAFCRVPEEHLRHALPTWDTDLPTGKPGSGPAAWIRTADTIAPTGPGCRACTATATKGAGTARRYLLPHGRVCPTHRCWMLETPVVDEATAVPGQLDLRNVPQIVAAQRRHVRLLRRYPHTAEAFTTAQAVLASWWDKPWPEETAWPERLRQMTHNTDAAWRGAARDAVTYPEAVTLTALLADPGVQAQLLADAGTHQPHALADVPGFPSELAQRLQRPWLADRLGALTTGPLNAWVRACIRTQAGQKPKTRSMWHVSTPHRPAPVSRLLTESRPGNQPTPKPQPLSAADTEAAAEGFARGLRHARTYAAEHGHLCVPSKHEKDGFLLGLWLGNQRAAGPQLSPERSQALSDLDPWWNPPWSTLWQRIYLRARQLLGSGTTLRPEQGFPGTSENLGTWLYRQCQAYDSLHPQQRKLLAQIGLTTETARHARPRHRNLAEARDQGLDHARAYWKQQGHLCASAADTHTGFPIGQWLANLRVRARRGILDLAVAQQLDAMDPWWAPPWPSDWQRACYRVRGLVRSGHTLDPENAFTSFDDELGQWLYTQCVGYRGLAVEQRKQLAALGLTLQTAATARPNPAAQKPSLETGLHYARSYAAQHGDLNASPSDRQDGFPVGGWLARQRHQANLHADKFTAPYPADPLLAAIDPWWNPPWNGDWQINHRAARTLAENGLTLLPEQGFPGTPDWTGQWLYTQCTAYQRLHPGQQHRLTQLGITAETARTARPRRVTQQAQFDTGLDHARSYAAQHGHLAVPKTESHHGYRLGTWLADKRQRAANGTLPHSRAEALNALDPCWNPPWGLPWQTTYHAVRTETRGHALNAQSGFPGLPPDATRWLLTQCINYDDLHPGQRELLTGLGITAQDARAARPQQETRTRPRAGTSRPRPTTVSSSIDGGLPYARTYAQTHDGLGTAHYDTEHDGFPLGWWLYEQRKRANAHTRRTGRPWPHAHALAALDPWWNPPWRISWQHMYTGLLSTLAEHQRPSASQRHWLTTQHTNWPMLHPDQRTLLTTSGLNPTNKHLPATQPK; from the coding sequence TTGAGCGGCGAGGTAACGCTGTCATTCGTCGGCCGCGTCGCCTCCCGCTACCGGCTCACCGCCAAAGAGCTCGTCGGCGCGCTCATCGACGCCAAGCGCCGCCCCAACCTGTACACAGTGCGACCCGACAGCGAAGTGATCTTCAACACCGAGGCCCGAGCAGTGCTCGCCGCGTTCTGCCGCGTGCCCGAAGAACACCTACGCCACGCCCTGCCGACCTGGGACACCGATCTGCCCACAGGCAAGCCCGGGAGTGGGCCGGCCGCCTGGATCCGCACCGCCGACACGATCGCGCCGACCGGCCCCGGATGCCGGGCCTGCACCGCGACCGCCACAAAGGGAGCAGGGACAGCGCGCCGCTACCTCCTCCCGCACGGCCGGGTCTGCCCCACGCACCGATGCTGGATGTTGGAAACACCCGTCGTTGACGAAGCGACAGCGGTGCCCGGGCAGCTGGACCTGCGGAATGTGCCGCAGATCGTGGCGGCTCAGCGCCGTCACGTGCGCCTGCTGCGCCGCTACCCGCACACCGCCGAGGCCTTCACCACGGCGCAAGCGGTCCTGGCGTCGTGGTGGGACAAGCCCTGGCCGGAGGAAACCGCCTGGCCCGAGCGGCTGCGGCAGATGACCCACAACACCGACGCCGCATGGCGCGGTGCGGCGCGGGACGCGGTGACCTACCCCGAAGCCGTCACCCTGACCGCGCTCCTGGCCGACCCGGGCGTGCAGGCGCAGTTGCTCGCTGACGCCGGAACTCACCAGCCGCACGCGCTGGCCGACGTCCCCGGCTTCCCCAGTGAACTGGCCCAGCGCCTTCAGCGGCCATGGCTCGCCGATCGCCTCGGTGCCCTCACCACGGGCCCGCTCAACGCCTGGGTACGCGCCTGTATCCGTACCCAGGCCGGACAAAAGCCGAAGACACGCAGCATGTGGCACGTCTCCACGCCCCACCGGCCCGCACCGGTCTCCCGGCTCCTGACCGAAAGCCGGCCCGGGAACCAACCGACGCCGAAGCCGCAACCACTGTCGGCAGCGGATACCGAGGCTGCCGCCGAAGGGTTCGCGCGCGGCCTGCGCCACGCCCGCACCTACGCCGCCGAGCACGGCCACCTCTGCGTCCCCTCCAAGCACGAAAAGGACGGGTTCCTCCTTGGCCTGTGGCTGGGCAACCAGCGCGCCGCGGGCCCCCAGCTCTCCCCCGAGCGCAGCCAGGCTCTGTCCGACCTCGACCCGTGGTGGAACCCGCCGTGGAGCACCCTGTGGCAGCGCATCTACCTGCGCGCACGACAGCTGCTGGGCTCAGGGACCACCCTCCGACCCGAGCAGGGCTTCCCCGGCACCAGCGAGAATCTCGGCACCTGGCTGTACCGGCAGTGCCAGGCCTACGACAGCCTCCACCCCCAGCAGCGCAAGCTGCTGGCCCAGATCGGCCTCACCACCGAAACCGCCCGCCACGCACGGCCGCGCCACCGCAACCTCGCCGAAGCCCGTGACCAGGGCCTCGACCACGCACGCGCCTACTGGAAGCAGCAAGGGCACCTGTGCGCCAGCGCTGCCGATACACACACCGGCTTCCCGATCGGCCAATGGCTGGCCAACCTCCGCGTACGGGCCAGACGCGGCATTCTTGACCTCGCTGTCGCACAACAACTCGACGCGATGGACCCGTGGTGGGCACCACCCTGGCCCTCCGACTGGCAACGGGCCTGCTACAGGGTGCGCGGCCTCGTCCGATCCGGTCACACCCTCGACCCCGAAAACGCCTTCACCTCCTTCGACGACGAACTCGGTCAATGGCTCTACACCCAATGTGTCGGCTACCGGGGCCTGGCCGTGGAACAGCGCAAACAGCTCGCGGCCCTCGGTCTGACCTTGCAGACCGCCGCTACCGCACGCCCCAACCCCGCCGCCCAGAAGCCGTCCCTGGAAACCGGGCTCCACTACGCCCGCTCCTACGCCGCCCAGCACGGCGACCTCAACGCATCACCCTCCGACCGGCAGGACGGTTTCCCCGTCGGAGGCTGGCTGGCCCGCCAGCGGCACCAGGCCAACCTCCACGCCGACAAGTTCACCGCGCCCTACCCGGCCGACCCGCTCCTGGCTGCCATCGACCCCTGGTGGAACCCCCCGTGGAACGGGGACTGGCAGATCAACCACCGCGCCGCCCGCACACTCGCCGAAAACGGCCTCACCCTCCTCCCCGAGCAAGGATTCCCCGGCACCCCCGACTGGACCGGGCAATGGCTCTACACCCAGTGCACCGCCTACCAACGCCTCCACCCCGGACAGCAGCACAGGCTCACGCAACTCGGCATCACCGCCGAAACCGCCCGCACCGCACGCCCCCGCCGCGTCACCCAGCAAGCGCAATTCGACACCGGCCTGGATCACGCCCGCTCCTACGCCGCCCAGCACGGACACCTCGCCGTACCCAAGACCGAGAGCCACCACGGCTACCGGCTGGGGACATGGCTCGCCGACAAACGCCAACGAGCCGCTAACGGCACACTCCCCCACAGCCGTGCCGAAGCACTCAACGCCCTCGACCCCTGCTGGAACCCTCCCTGGGGTCTGCCATGGCAGACCACCTACCACGCCGTCAGAACCGAGACGCGCGGGCACGCTCTGAACGCGCAATCAGGCTTCCCCGGACTCCCCCCAGACGCCACCCGGTGGCTGCTCACCCAGTGCATCAACTACGACGACCTCCACCCGGGCCAGCGTGAGCTCCTCACCGGCCTCGGTATCACCGCCCAGGACGCCCGCGCCGCCCGCCCGCAGCAGGAAACACGCACCCGCCCCCGGGCCGGCACCAGCCGCCCACGCCCCACCACCGTCTCGTCATCCATCGACGGCGGCCTGCCCTACGCCCGCACCTACGCACAAACGCATGACGGCCTCGGCACCGCCCACTACGACACCGAACACGACGGGTTCCCCCTGGGCTGGTGGCTGTACGAACAACGCAAACGCGCCAACGCCCACACCCGCCGCACCGGTCGGCCCTGGCCCCACGCACACGCACTCGCAGCACTCGACCCTTGGTGGAACCCACCCTGGAGAATCAGCTGGCAGCACATGTACACCGGGCTCCTTTCCACCCTGGCCGAACACCAGCGCCCGTCAGCAAGTCAACGCCACTGGCTGACCACCCAGCACACAAACTGGCCCATGCTCCACCCCGACCAACGCACACTCCTGACCACCAGCGGCCTCAACCCCACGAACAAGCACCTACCAGCGACCCAGCCAAAGTGA
- a CDS encoding transposase — translation MNGTVLEPGVQVRFAQRTWTVVMLEGSCVKLIDADNSVATVLANFLFADPDFEVVGAPRREVPPFGLLEELPEPVRTRAYAWERHVREVETGYPVPGQDQIPRAEFDPALRTMAEREEAKAAELTAAGQPASAVTVRRMRARYREQGLWGLVDGRAARRRSPVGRADERVIAAIEQALEAQRERSTGTLSRLRRTVGWILEDVHGVGVVKVPPASTFNRLVHALADRQGLLGTAAQRRRHSSRPAPPFTPTVALRPGELVMLDSTPLDVMVVLADGVVGKAELTIALDVATRSICATVLRLAGTGSVDAAVLLAQMVTPMRMRPGWEEALAMSRSVIPYERLVSLDARVEGAAARPVIVPETVVVDQGRVFISASFTAACQSLGVSVQPAPPANGPAKGNVERTFLTIGHRFSQYVAGYTGSDVTQRGSNVEDEACWTLPQVQDLLDEWLVTDWQHRRHASLRHPLAPKLAVSPNEMWAALVGVTGYVPVLLSEDDYVELIPIKRLGINDYGIRFDYRTYDHEVLNPHRGFKSTAGDGMWEIHHNPYDPQQIWVRLPGGWQEVPWIHKERVSLPFTDFTWRYIRATVERRADRDEHEQQLAQALDRLLRRAGNGEGTRRERTVAARASAAASLAGPAPHQQEPPDLLTAPTLSYGLVGAFTPTSLDEKHGEEGEAAGEEFEDGWDEDDEPFGSPEDAVGTPSGHGQPPGLAAVPRPSRIYDAFQEAAQW, via the coding sequence ATGAACGGCACCGTGCTGGAGCCCGGAGTGCAAGTGCGCTTCGCGCAGCGGACGTGGACGGTCGTCATGCTGGAAGGGTCGTGCGTAAAGCTGATCGACGCGGACAACTCCGTGGCCACAGTCCTGGCAAACTTCCTCTTCGCCGACCCCGACTTCGAAGTGGTAGGCGCCCCGCGGCGCGAAGTCCCGCCGTTCGGCCTCCTGGAGGAGCTGCCGGAACCGGTGCGGACGCGTGCGTACGCCTGGGAGCGGCACGTGCGTGAGGTCGAGACCGGATACCCCGTCCCGGGACAGGACCAGATACCGCGGGCCGAGTTCGATCCGGCCCTGCGCACCATGGCGGAGCGGGAGGAGGCCAAGGCCGCCGAACTGACGGCGGCCGGGCAGCCGGCCAGTGCGGTGACGGTGCGGCGGATGCGGGCCCGCTACCGGGAGCAGGGCCTGTGGGGGCTGGTGGACGGTCGGGCCGCCCGGCGGCGGTCGCCGGTGGGGCGCGCTGACGAGCGGGTGATAGCGGCGATCGAGCAGGCACTTGAGGCGCAGCGGGAGCGGTCGACCGGGACGCTGAGCCGGCTGCGGCGCACCGTCGGCTGGATTCTGGAGGACGTCCACGGTGTGGGGGTGGTGAAGGTGCCGCCGGCCTCGACGTTCAACCGGCTGGTGCACGCTCTCGCGGACCGTCAGGGGCTGCTGGGGACGGCGGCGCAGCGGCGCCGTCATTCTTCACGGCCGGCTCCGCCGTTCACCCCGACAGTGGCGCTGCGGCCCGGTGAGCTGGTGATGCTGGACAGCACTCCTTTGGACGTGATGGTGGTGCTGGCCGACGGGGTGGTGGGTAAGGCCGAGTTGACGATCGCGCTGGACGTGGCGACGCGCAGTATCTGTGCGACCGTCCTGCGGCTGGCGGGCACCGGGTCGGTGGACGCGGCGGTTCTGCTGGCGCAGATGGTGACGCCCATGCGGATGCGCCCGGGGTGGGAAGAGGCTCTGGCGATGTCGCGCTCGGTCATCCCCTACGAGCGGCTGGTGTCGCTGGACGCACGGGTGGAGGGGGCGGCAGCCCGCCCGGTGATCGTGCCGGAGACGGTGGTCGTCGACCAGGGCCGGGTGTTCATCTCCGCCTCGTTCACCGCGGCGTGCCAGAGCCTGGGGGTGTCGGTGCAGCCGGCGCCGCCGGCCAACGGCCCGGCCAAGGGGAACGTCGAGAGGACGTTCCTCACCATCGGTCACCGCTTCTCCCAGTACGTTGCCGGCTACACCGGCTCCGACGTCACCCAGCGCGGAAGCAATGTCGAGGACGAGGCGTGCTGGACGCTTCCCCAGGTGCAGGACCTGCTGGACGAGTGGCTGGTCACGGACTGGCAGCACCGCCGGCACGCATCGCTGCGCCATCCGCTGGCCCCCAAGCTCGCGGTGTCGCCGAACGAGATGTGGGCCGCGCTGGTCGGCGTAACCGGCTATGTCCCGGTGTTGCTCAGCGAAGACGACTACGTGGAGCTCATTCCGATCAAGCGGCTGGGCATCAACGACTACGGCATCCGCTTCGACTACCGCACCTACGACCACGAGGTCCTCAACCCGCACCGCGGGTTCAAGTCGACGGCCGGGGACGGGATGTGGGAGATCCACCACAACCCTTATGACCCCCAGCAGATCTGGGTTCGGCTGCCTGGCGGCTGGCAGGAGGTGCCGTGGATCCACAAGGAGCGTGTCAGCCTGCCCTTCACCGACTTCACCTGGCGGTACATCCGTGCGACCGTCGAGCGCCGCGCCGACCGTGACGAGCACGAGCAGCAGCTCGCCCAGGCCCTGGACCGCCTTCTGCGGCGGGCCGGCAACGGTGAAGGCACCCGCCGCGAGCGGACCGTCGCCGCGCGGGCCAGCGCCGCGGCATCCCTCGCCGGGCCCGCCCCGCATCAGCAGGAGCCGCCCGATCTGCTCACGGCCCCGACCCTGTCCTACGGCCTGGTCGGTGCTTTCACCCCGACGAGCCTCGATGAGAAACATGGAGAGGAAGGCGAGGCCGCGGGCGAGGAGTTCGAGGACGGCTGGGACGAGGACGACGAACCTTTCGGCTCACCAGAGGATGCCGTGGGCACTCCCAGCGGGCACGGACAGCCGCCGGGGCTGGCCGCCGTCCCCCGCCCGTCCCGGATCTACGACGCCTTTCAGGAGGCAGCCCAGTGGTAG